In Niveispirillum cyanobacteriorum, the following proteins share a genomic window:
- a CDS encoding NADP-dependent oxidoreductase, protein MSTAINRHWLLLDRPKGGNFSEVLSLREAPVPDAGEGQIRVRSVYLSLDPTNAVWMQYDSYLPAVPLNTTMRGLVLGVVDQSNHAKFKVGDIVTGMGSWADYTVADGSSFGRVPNIPGLPLLAYMGPLGMTGATAYFGLLDIGKPKEGETVVVSAAAGAVGSLVGQIAKLKGCRAVGIAGSADKCNWLTGELGYDAAVNYKEKGWQKALKNAVPDGIDIYFENVGGEITEVALSLLNVKGRIPFCGAISQYNSTEPAPGPRNLSVLVSRRARMEGFLVLDYAPRMAEMYAEMGPWLAAGQIKWKVELDQGLENTLTSFNKLFTGGNTGKLAVQISDEPAR, encoded by the coding sequence ATGTCCACCGCGATCAACCGTCACTGGCTGCTGCTGGACCGCCCCAAGGGCGGAAATTTCAGCGAGGTTCTGTCCCTGCGCGAGGCGCCGGTGCCCGACGCCGGCGAGGGGCAGATCCGGGTCCGCTCCGTCTATCTGTCGCTGGACCCGACCAATGCGGTCTGGATGCAGTATGACAGCTACCTGCCGGCGGTCCCGCTGAATACCACCATGCGTGGTCTGGTGCTGGGCGTAGTGGATCAGTCCAACCATGCCAAGTTCAAGGTCGGTGATATCGTCACCGGCATGGGCAGCTGGGCCGACTATACCGTTGCCGACGGGTCGTCCTTTGGCCGCGTGCCGAACATTCCGGGCCTGCCGCTGCTGGCCTATATGGGGCCGCTGGGCATGACGGGGGCCACGGCCTATTTCGGCCTGCTGGATATCGGCAAGCCGAAGGAAGGCGAGACGGTTGTCGTTTCCGCCGCCGCCGGTGCCGTCGGCTCCCTGGTCGGGCAGATCGCCAAGCTGAAGGGCTGCCGCGCTGTCGGCATTGCCGGGTCTGCTGACAAGTGCAACTGGCTGACGGGCGAGCTGGGCTATGACGCCGCCGTCAATTACAAGGAAAAGGGCTGGCAGAAGGCGCTGAAGAACGCTGTGCCCGACGGCATCGATATCTATTTCGAGAATGTGGGCGGCGAAATCACAGAGGTGGCGCTGAGCCTGCTGAACGTGAAGGGTCGTATCCCATTCTGTGGTGCCATCAGCCAGTATAATTCCACTGAGCCGGCGCCCGGCCCGCGCAACCTGTCCGTCCTGGTCAGCCGCCGGGCGCGGATGGAGGGGTTCCTGGTCCTGGATTACGCGCCCCGCATGGCGGAGATGTATGCCGAAATGGGCCCCTGGCTGGCCGCTGGACAGATCAAGTGGAAGGTGGAGCTGGACCAGGGCCTGGAGAACACCCTGACCAGCTTCAACAAGCTGTTCACGGGCGGCAATACCGGCAAGCTGGCGGTTCAGATTTCGGACGAGCCGGCGCGGTAA